The sequence GAGACCAGCCCTATCACAACCTTCACTATGCCCGCTGAAGATGTGACTATTACTGCAAACTTTGAAGAGATTCCAACCTATAGTGTAACAATAGCTGACGTAGTAGGCGGAACTGCCACTGTTGCTGCAAATCCTAATTCGGACGTTCTGCAAGGAGTTACCGTAACAGTTACCATCAGTGATATTGAAGAAGGTAAAGCTTTTTCTTCTATTGAAGTTACAGGAGATGATACCAGTGGTTCAATAATAACTTCAGAAATATTACCAGGTGAACAATACACCTTCATCATGCCGGATGAGGATGTGACAGTGAATGTTAACTTAATATCTGTTTATGAGGTAAACTTTCAAACAGTTGATGGTACACCAGCAGGAGTAAGCAGCAGAAAAATTGATGCTATTAATTTATCCGGATTCAAAATAGAAATATTCACAGATGCAGAAAGAAACACCAAGAAAACTGAGACCGAAACTGAGAATGATGGTACAGCCTCAGTAAAACTTCCTAACGGCGAATACTGGTTTAGGGTAAGCAAAGAAGGTTATGCAGATTATCCTCCTGAAAACAATGACTTATCAGTACAAAGAACACCTAATCCAGGATATTTTGTCGTAGATGGTGCTGATATTATAGACCCTCCAATACAGGTACCCATTAAACGGGTCTATAAAGTAATCATAGTTGATGTAGGTGGAGCAGCAACAGTTACCGCTACTCCCAATACAGAAATCTTTGAAGGAGAAAATGTTACAATTACCATTAGTGGTATAACAGATAACAAGGTCTTTTCCTCAATTGAAGTAACCGGGATTGATACTAATAATACAATAACACGCACAGTAGTAACAAAGGGTAAAGAATATACCTTCACCATGCCTGCTGAGGATATAAGAGTAACTGCTAACTTTATTGAAGCATTGTTCGCAGAAGACTTCACTGATACAAGTCTTGGTGAAAGTTCTGACAATTGGTCTTCTGATAATCACTGGCGTATTCAAAACACGACTACTGCAGGCGGAAATACACCAGAAATGTTTTTTGAAGGCTATCCTGATGACCATGATGCATATAAATTAATCTCTCCGTCTTTTAATTCAAATGAATTTAGTCAAATTATTCTTAGATTTCAATATAATACATTTTATCCTATGTATCCAGGAACATATACATTAAAAGTTGCATATACAACAGACGAGGGAGCAACATGGGAAGAGATTTGGTCAACTCCTTCTGTATTTGGATTGAAAACAATCGAGGAAACCATTGATTTGGATTCTAATAATAGCGAAATACGGATTGCCTGGGTCTTTGAGGGAAACCCTTCGGAGATTTCCTACTGGTCTATCGATAATATTTTAGTTTCCTGGGAATGAATAACAAAATAAATCAAGCAGAACAGATGAATAATCAAATATTAGTAAATTAACAGGAACTCACTATATCAGAATTGTCGATAGTTCTGGTGCTGGATATAACAGTAAATCAAAAATTAATATATATAGCTTTTAATTAAGCGAATATACACTATGATTTTAGTATTTATTCCAATACCCGCCGG comes from Atribacterota bacterium and encodes:
- a CDS encoding Ig-like domain-containing protein — its product is MQQNKNKTFLFIFGLLLMLSLVFTFSGCVPPVPEVIDVTGVEIVEEDQSMKVDETLQLTAIVTPEDATNKVITWESDNPDVAAVDENGLVTALKSGTANITVTTEDGGFTDTIKITVTKPTPAPSPTPTPTPDKYTLTTTVLPADSGTVTGDGEYEQGDEVSITATNADGYVFVNWTAPAGSFTDETSPITTFTMPAEDVTITANFEEIPTYSVTIADVVGGTATVAANPNSDVLQGVTVTVTISDIEEGKAFSSIEVTGDDTSGSIITSEILPGEQYTFIMPDEDVTVNVNLISVYEVNFQTVDGTPAGVSSRKIDAINLSGFKIEIFTDAERNTKKTETETENDGTASVKLPNGEYWFRVSKEGYADYPPENNDLSVQRTPNPGYFVVDGADIIDPPIQVPIKRVYKVIIVDVGGAATVTATPNTEIFEGENVTITISGITDNKVFSSIEVTGIDTNNTITRTVVTKGKEYTFTMPAEDIRVTANFIEALFAEDFTDTSLGESSDNWSSDNHWRIQNTTTAGGNTPEMFFEGYPDDHDAYKLISPSFNSNEFSQIILRFQYNTFYPMYPGTYTLKVAYTTDEGATWEEIWSTPSVFGLKTIEETIDLDSNNSEIRIAWVFEGNPSEISYWSIDNILVSWE